Proteins encoded within one genomic window of Sminthopsis crassicaudata isolate SCR6 chromosome X, ASM4859323v1, whole genome shotgun sequence:
- the LOC141548905 gene encoding LOW QUALITY PROTEIN: DDB1- and CUL4-associated factor 10-like (The sequence of the model RefSeq protein was modified relative to this genomic sequence to represent the inferred CDS: inserted 2 bases in 1 codon; deleted 2 bases in 1 codon) produces MFPVRPSNPLGVEDELAEEDLGFVSRSEVQSPEGSGEAEPGSISSPSSLQPSDLSSSPXSATPRRPFLTEAAGPVMAEASGVTSSPEELATQARGESSSGSPGDPNVPSPHDTPTARSTAAMAACPPAFTFFSRSVPAAASSSHPPKSRRVEMTRRALGAPLFRLLESRSLGRGNYLDPAQDNFRMMTKLYKSIQPADSLYLNTRTHGAIFNLEYSPNGSVLTIASELNEVLLFDPISSKHIRTLSDAHNDCVNNIRFLDDKLFATCSDDSTVALWDLRKLNSKVCTLHGHTGWVKNIEYDVNTRLLVTSGFDGNVIIWDTNLCTEDGCPHKTFFQTRFLMRMRLVPDSSKMLIATSSGYLLILHNLDLTKSLEVGRYPIMRAGSTASSASASSQAPRAAGSSCDGDSGSLSEQNVSPPNNLEILIPEVPVGRRRGNCITSLQVHPKWRAALLRCSTNTDDQEWSCVYEFLENPSVRPFSPRYSLRLAHYIEEANLGSGYIKEVCFSPDGRLISSPHGSGFRLLGFDTQCNELFDCLPQKMSPLSEIHSLYCHNDVVLATKFSPTHCQIASGCLSGFVSLYQPKF; encoded by the exons ATGTTCCCTGTCAGGCCAAGCAACCCCCTG GGAGTAGAGGACGAACTAGCCGAGGAAGACCTGGGATTTGTAAGCCGAAGTGAGGTGCAGTCGCCTGAGGGGAGCGGAGAGGCTGAACCTGGGtccatctcctccccttcctcactGCAGCCCAGTGACCTCTCCTCCAGCCC TTCTGCAACCCCTCGCAGGCCTTTTCTGACGGAGGCCGCAGGCCCAGTGATGGCGGAGGCCTCGGGAGTGACATCAAGCCCTGAGGAGCTTGCAACCCAGGCCAGGGGTGAGTCGAGCTCTGGGTCTCCCGGTGACCCTAACGTCCCCTCTCCTCACGACACCCCCACGGCCCGATCCACAGCCGCCATGGCGGCCTGCCCACCCGccttcactttcttctccagaagtGTCCCTGCCGCGGCCTCCAGCTCACACCCCCCAAAGTCCAGGAGGGTGGAGATGACCAGGCGCGCACTGGGCGCTCCGCTTTTCCGTTTGCTGGAGAGCCGCAGCCTGGGCCGGGGGAACTACTTAGATCCGGCCCAAGACAACTTCCGCATGATGACCAAGTTGTACAAATCCATTCAACCTGCGGACTCGTTGTACCTCAACACCCGCACCCACGGCGCCATCTTTAACCTGGAGTACTCCCCTAATGGCTCAGTGTTGACAATTGCTTCTGAACTGAATGAAGTCCTTCTGTTTGACCCCATATCTTCAAAGCATATAAGAACACTTTCTGATGCTCATAATGACTGTGTAAATAATATCAGGTTTCTGGATGATAAACTGTTTGCAACATGCTCTGATGACTCTACAGTAGCCCTTTGGGATCTGAGAAAATTAAACTCTAAAGTGTGCACTTTACATGGTCATACTGGCTGGGTGAAGAACATTGAATATGATGTAAATACAAGACTCTTAGTTACGTCAGGATTCGATGGCAACGTCATCATTTGGGACACGAACCTGTGCACAGAAGACGGGTGCCCACACAAGACATTCTTTCAGACCCGTTTTCTCATGCGGATGAGGTTAGTTCCGGACTCTTCCAAAATGCTGATTGCAACCTCTTCTGGCTATCTTCTGATTTTACATAATCTTGACTTGACAAAATCTTTAGAAGTTGGAAGGTATCCAATTATGAGGGCGGGAAGCACCGCATCAAGTGCTTCTGCAAGTTCACAGGCACCTAGAGCTGCTGGTTCTTCTTGTGATGGGGATTCTGGTTCATTATCTGAGCAAAATGTGTCACCTCCTAATAATCTTGAAATTTTAATACCAGAAGTTCCTGTTGGGAGGCGTCGAGGTAACTGTATTACATCTTTACAAGTACATCCTAAATGGCGGGCTGCCCTTTTACGGTGTTCCACTAATACAGATGATCAAGAGTGGAGCTGTGTCTATGAATTCCTAGAGAATCCTTCAGTACGGCCTTTCTCACCTCGTTATTCTCTAAGACTGGCTCATTATATTGAGGAAGCTAACCTTGGCAGTGGGTACATCAAAGAAGTTTGTTTCAGCCCTGATGGTCGACTGATTTCTTCCCCACATGGCTCTGGATTCCGCTTATTGGGATTTGACACCCAGTGCAATGAACTTTTTGACTGCTTACCCCAGAAAATGAGTCCTTTGAGTGAAATTCATTCTCTCTACTGTCACAACGATGTGGTTCTGGCAACCAAGTTCTCCCCCACACATTGTCAGATTGCCTCAGGATGCCTTAGTGGATTTGTGTCTTTATATCAGCCAAAGTTTTAG